One window from the genome of Sulfuricurvum sp. IAE1 encodes:
- a CDS encoding nitrogenase-stabilizing/protective protein NifW — protein sequence MGTLAEFEKITDAEEFFEFFDINYDERLVQVKRFHIMKKFGELVEKAKGHDMGSDAKLLEYYKFALLSVYKNFENGYSPSAADVWSMFDKPSACGTCSTAGSCNEITEVSNGAHACTSNNSVNF from the coding sequence ATGGGCACACTGGCCGAATTCGAAAAAATAACCGATGCCGAAGAGTTCTTTGAATTCTTTGATATTAACTACGATGAGCGTCTTGTTCAGGTAAAACGGTTCCACATCATGAAAAAGTTCGGGGAACTCGTGGAGAAGGCCAAAGGCCACGATATGGGAAGTGACGCGAAATTGCTCGAATACTACAAATTCGCCCTCCTGAGCGTCTACAAAAATTTCGAAAACGGCTACAGTCCTTCGGCGGCGGATGTGTGGTCGATGTTCGACAAACCAAGCGCCTGCGGCACCTGTTCCACCGCAGGAAGCTGCAACGAGATAACGGAGGTGAGCAATGGAGCCCATGCCTGCACCAGCAACAACAGCGTCAACTTCTGA
- a CDS encoding flavodoxin, translating to MAKIGIFFGSSTGATREAAEQLAGEFKGSELIDMEEDFEGIDQFDEFDVLLIGSSTWGQGDPQRDWVDPLYELSNDRPDLGGKKVAFFGAGDQKTHGEHFVSALGKMHELFTSLGAEAYGFTPTVGFEYEYSLAEKDGKFCGLAFDNVNQEELTESRVSAWASQLKDEMGL from the coding sequence ATGGCAAAAATAGGGATTTTTTTTGGCAGCAGCACGGGAGCCACGCGGGAGGCGGCGGAACAACTCGCCGGGGAGTTCAAAGGCTCCGAGCTCATCGATATGGAAGAGGACTTTGAGGGGATCGATCAGTTCGACGAGTTCGACGTCCTTCTCATCGGATCGTCGACGTGGGGGCAGGGAGACCCGCAGCGCGACTGGGTCGACCCCCTCTACGAACTCTCCAACGACCGTCCCGACCTGGGCGGTAAAAAAGTGGCGTTCTTCGGTGCGGGGGATCAGAAAACCCACGGCGAACATTTCGTCAGCGCGCTGGGAAAAATGCACGAGCTGTTTACTTCGCTGGGGGCCGAGGCCTACGGCTTTACCCCGACGGTAGGGTTCGAATACGAATATTCGCTTGCCGAGAAGGACGGGAAGTTCTGCGGACTGGCGTTTGATAACGTTAACCAGGAGGAACTGACCGAATCGCGCGTCAGCGCGTGGGCGTCCCAGCTCAAAGACGAGATGGGACTCTAA
- a CDS encoding NifX-associated nitrogen fixation protein, whose translation METETKLSDFGIEIVRQLRAMDQFGNWAKIPDEELLVKKYVKTKEELKQIPLIADIDEMMINDIKMIYKAVALSFERKTGVVCNVIMEMSHEGFGRCAVIADRICIVNKYFKDAHRFSYRTLDSLFEDGDKMLETAVAIYEQYKPCVKQG comes from the coding sequence ATGGAAACGGAAACAAAACTGAGCGATTTCGGGATCGAGATCGTACGGCAGCTGCGGGCGATGGACCAATTCGGCAACTGGGCCAAAATCCCTGACGAGGAGCTGCTCGTCAAAAAGTACGTCAAGACCAAAGAGGAACTCAAACAGATCCCTTTGATCGCCGACATCGACGAGATGATGATTAACGACATCAAAATGATCTACAAAGCGGTAGCGTTGTCGTTCGAACGCAAAACGGGCGTCGTCTGCAACGTCATCATGGAGATGAGTCACGAAGGATTCGGCCGCTGTGCGGTTATCGCGGACCGTATATGCATCGTCAACAAGTACTTCAAGGACGCCCACCGATTCAGCTACAGGACGCTGGACTCGCTTTTCGAGGACGGGGACAAGATGCTCGAAACGGCGGTCGCGATCTACGAGCAATACAAACCGTGTGTAAAACAAGGATAA
- the nifX gene encoding nitrogen fixation protein NifX: MNTKITVEGDRSMNDAMKVAFATKDMEEINAHFGGAREFVVYNVSKEGFSLCEVIKTDTTGIEDDDKTDFRVRALRGVNIMYCESIGGTAAAKVIRAGIHPMKVNEPTLIEDILKSLVAMINSNPPPWIKRIIHMQTEHDIRQDRWAEGE; the protein is encoded by the coding sequence ATGAATACGAAAATTACGGTTGAAGGGGATCGGTCGATGAACGACGCGATGAAAGTTGCCTTTGCAACCAAGGACATGGAAGAGATCAACGCCCATTTCGGCGGAGCCAGGGAATTTGTCGTCTACAACGTCTCAAAAGAGGGTTTTTCGCTCTGTGAGGTTATCAAGACCGATACCACGGGAATAGAGGACGACGACAAGACCGACTTTCGCGTCCGTGCGCTGCGCGGGGTTAACATCATGTATTGCGAGAGTATCGGCGGTACGGCGGCGGCCAAGGTGATCCGTGCGGGGATCCATCCGATGAAAGTGAACGAACCGACGTTGATCGAAGATATCCTCAAATCGCTCGTGGCGATGATCAACTCCAATCCGCCGCCGTGGATCAAGAGGATCATCCACATGCAGACCGAACACGATATTCGGCAAGACCGATGGGCAGAGGGGGAATAA
- the nifN gene encoding nitrogenase iron-molybdenum cofactor biosynthesis protein NifN, which translates to MEPHRIIPPSSKPLQVNPIKHSQPMGATLAFLGVKDCMPLMHAAQGCASYTKVFFTRHFNEPIAVRNTSVSDITAVLDGGDYSILMAIENITEKEKNLRPSMIGLHTTGLTETKGDDVRGVGTHIEIPYVFVNTPDYEGGMESGWALTATAIVEQLTRSATEVKPNKLVLLPHVSMQPIEVEKLKCLCWDFGFETCALPDISTSLDGYWEEGQGKLANGGITVNEVRDLATASVVVSIGASMQKPAAALLAKNPSILHLHFEHVMGLEGCDNFVGALMKLRHSEPKPSIKRWRSRLQDAMLDTHFLIGTSHFVVTGEPDMLSGICALLCSVGGTVDLAVSTVPSPVLESVEADRVIVGDLEDAESYIENADLLISNFHAERILHSYPHTALVIRGFPNYEELGNQLKNDQLYEGSTYFLFEIANALRHVKHHA; encoded by the coding sequence ATGGAACCGCACCGCATTATTCCTCCATCTTCCAAGCCATTGCAGGTCAACCCGATCAAACACTCCCAGCCGATGGGCGCTACCCTGGCGTTTCTGGGGGTCAAGGACTGTATGCCCCTGATGCACGCCGCGCAGGGGTGCGCCTCGTACACCAAGGTCTTTTTCACCCGCCATTTCAACGAACCCATCGCCGTGCGCAACACCTCGGTCAGCGACATCACCGCCGTACTCGACGGAGGGGATTATTCGATCCTGATGGCGATCGAGAACATTACGGAAAAAGAGAAGAACCTCCGCCCCAGCATGATCGGCTTGCACACGACGGGGCTTACCGAGACCAAGGGGGACGATGTGCGCGGAGTCGGGACGCATATCGAGATCCCCTACGTCTTTGTCAACACTCCCGATTACGAGGGTGGCATGGAGAGCGGCTGGGCTTTGACCGCGACCGCCATCGTCGAACAGCTCACCCGATCCGCTACCGAAGTAAAACCAAACAAGCTCGTCCTGTTGCCCCACGTCAGTATGCAGCCCATCGAGGTCGAAAAGCTCAAATGCCTCTGCTGGGACTTCGGATTCGAAACCTGTGCGCTGCCCGATATCTCGACGTCGCTGGACGGCTACTGGGAAGAGGGTCAGGGGAAACTCGCCAACGGGGGGATAACGGTCAATGAGGTGCGCGACCTCGCCACCGCGTCGGTCGTCGTATCGATAGGAGCGTCGATGCAAAAACCGGCGGCGGCGCTCCTAGCTAAAAATCCTTCCATCCTTCACCTGCATTTCGAGCATGTGATGGGGCTGGAAGGGTGCGACAATTTTGTCGGCGCGCTGATGAAACTGCGACACTCCGAACCCAAACCGTCGATCAAACGGTGGCGGTCCCGTCTGCAAGATGCCATGCTCGACACCCATTTCCTGATCGGAACGTCCCATTTCGTCGTCACGGGAGAGCCGGACATGCTCAGCGGAATCTGCGCGCTGCTTTGCAGCGTCGGGGGGACGGTCGATCTGGCGGTTTCGACGGTGCCAAGCCCCGTACTGGAGAGTGTGGAAGCCGATCGGGTGATCGTCGGCGATCTCGAAGACGCGGAATCCTATATCGAAAACGCCGACCTGCTCATCAGTAACTTTCATGCAGAACGGATCTTGCACAGCTATCCCCATACGGCACTTGTCATCCGGGGATTCCCGAATTACGAAGAGCTCGGAAACCAGCTTAAAAACGATCAGCTGTACGAGGGTAGCACCTACTTTTTGTTCGAGATCGCCAATGCTCTTCGTCACGTCAAACATCACGCCTAA
- a CDS encoding NAD(P)H-dependent oxidoreductase, whose protein sequence is MKHVLLLNLHQKYEGFANGNLTRDLLSTAKAYFAANGYEIKESVIEEGYDIASELEKFKWADLFFVQSPVYWMGLPWLGKKYLDEILSGGNGTVTFVNDGRANGGAYGSGGLMKEKRYMLSFTYNCPPSEFDNPNGFFEGLSLDQANVALHKAFQFCGAQPYRSYSVHNVYGADFSIDAALDGLRRRLSENFS, encoded by the coding sequence ATGAAACACGTCCTTCTTCTAAACCTTCACCAAAAATACGAAGGGTTCGCCAACGGCAATCTCACCCGCGACCTCCTTAGCACCGCCAAAGCGTATTTTGCCGCCAACGGCTATGAGATCAAAGAGAGCGTTATCGAAGAGGGCTACGACATTGCCAGCGAGCTCGAAAAATTCAAATGGGCCGACCTGTTTTTCGTCCAGTCCCCCGTCTACTGGATGGGACTGCCGTGGCTGGGGAAAAAGTACCTCGATGAGATCCTCTCGGGGGGCAACGGCACGGTGACGTTCGTCAACGACGGGCGGGCGAACGGAGGGGCATACGGCAGCGGCGGTCTGATGAAAGAAAAACGCTACATGCTCAGTTTTACCTATAACTGCCCTCCGAGCGAATTTGACAATCCGAATGGTTTTTTCGAGGGGCTCAGCCTCGATCAGGCAAACGTCGCCCTCCACAAAGCGTTCCAGTTCTGCGGGGCGCAGCCCTACCGCAGCTACTCGGTCCACAACGTCTACGGGGCCGATTTCAGCATCGACGCCGCATTGGACGGCCTGCGCCGCAGACTCAGCGAGAACTTCTCCTAA
- the nifE gene encoding nitrogenase iron-molybdenum cofactor biosynthesis protein NifE: MVSRAKIKELMNESACSHSKNKKPGEGCDKPKPGLAAGGCAFDGAQISLFPYADAVHLVHGPQTCLGASWETRETKTSYAGRDHTQMGFTTGITTNDVIFGGDKRLGDSIDYIVQHYSPEAIFVYSTCVTALVGDDIDMTCKKGSERHGIPIVPVHAPGFVGSKNLGSRLAGEAVLEHLIGTKEPETTTPYDINLIGDYNVTGDMWQYLPLFEKIGIRVLSSLSGDGRVGDIRCAHRARLNVIVCAKSLITLTRKMEERYGIPWISISFYGKRDTTFAIREIVRALGAPELIARAEEVIAQAEAELETKLRPYRELFAGKKAVLNTGGNKAWSIASGLQDLGIEVVATSIAKSTQDDIDKAREYLGPDGILMTKPAAEQARVIDSTGAHILLAGGRSLYTAIKKKISFIDVNQEKKTSYGGYEGLLNLAEELKYAFRNPVFANVGRPAPWEAD; this comes from the coding sequence ATGGTCAGCCGTGCCAAGATCAAAGAACTCATGAACGAGAGCGCCTGTTCCCACAGCAAGAACAAAAAACCAGGAGAAGGGTGCGACAAGCCAAAACCGGGACTTGCCGCAGGAGGATGCGCCTTCGACGGTGCGCAGATATCGCTCTTTCCTTACGCCGACGCCGTTCATCTCGTCCACGGTCCCCAGACGTGCCTCGGGGCGTCGTGGGAGACCCGCGAGACAAAAACGTCGTACGCGGGACGCGACCATACCCAGATGGGCTTTACGACGGGGATCACGACCAATGACGTCATTTTCGGCGGCGACAAACGACTGGGCGATTCGATCGACTATATCGTGCAGCACTACAGTCCCGAGGCGATTTTCGTTTATTCGACCTGTGTAACGGCACTGGTCGGGGATGACATCGACATGACCTGCAAAAAAGGGTCTGAGCGTCACGGCATCCCAATCGTTCCCGTCCATGCACCCGGATTTGTGGGGAGTAAAAATCTCGGGTCGCGGCTGGCGGGCGAAGCGGTACTCGAACACCTCATCGGCACCAAAGAACCCGAAACTACAACCCCTTACGACATCAACCTCATCGGCGACTATAACGTCACGGGGGATATGTGGCAGTATCTCCCTCTCTTCGAGAAAATCGGCATACGGGTGTTGAGCTCGCTAAGCGGCGACGGGAGGGTGGGAGACATACGATGTGCCCACCGCGCCCGCCTCAACGTCATCGTCTGCGCCAAGTCGCTTATCACCCTTACACGGAAAATGGAGGAGCGTTACGGCATCCCCTGGATCTCCATCTCCTTTTACGGAAAACGGGACACGACGTTCGCGATCCGCGAAATCGTCCGTGCGCTGGGAGCCCCCGAACTCATCGCCCGTGCCGAAGAGGTGATTGCTCAGGCCGAAGCCGAACTCGAAACGAAACTTCGCCCGTATCGTGAACTGTTCGCCGGGAAAAAGGCGGTTCTGAACACCGGGGGTAACAAGGCGTGGTCGATCGCGTCGGGGCTTCAGGATTTGGGGATCGAAGTGGTCGCGACGAGCATCGCTAAATCGACTCAGGACGACATTGACAAGGCGCGCGAATACCTGGGACCCGATGGGATACTGATGACCAAACCCGCCGCCGAACAGGCCAGGGTGATCGACTCTACGGGGGCCCATATCCTCCTCGCCGGGGGACGGAGCCTCTATACGGCTATCAAGAAGAAAATCAGTTTCATCGACGTCAACCAGGAGAAAAAAACGAGTTACGGAGGATACGAGGGACTTCTAAACCTCGCCGAAGAGCTCAAATACGCGTTTCGCAACCCGGTATTTGCCAACGTCGGGCGTCCCGCGCCGTGGGAGGCGGATTAG
- a CDS encoding host attachment protein, which translates to MEHAGKRIIAADMGGLKSYRVDYISETGRYHIEALEDIDYIEGRKKTGDLLSDDRGNFQHSSGENHTLEHHVEQELVRTVAGDISKLLADSEPGSCYLAFPARHHDELVAALSETARKAVGKSVSANLRKCPAGELLKHFS; encoded by the coding sequence ATGGAACACGCAGGGAAACGGATCATTGCCGCCGATATGGGCGGCCTTAAAAGCTACAGAGTCGATTATATTTCCGAAACGGGGCGTTATCATATAGAAGCGCTGGAAGATATCGATTACATCGAAGGGCGCAAGAAAACCGGGGATCTTCTGAGTGACGACCGCGGTAATTTCCAGCACTCGAGCGGAGAGAACCACACACTGGAGCATCACGTCGAACAAGAACTGGTGCGTACCGTTGCCGGAGACATTTCGAAACTCCTCGCCGACTCGGAACCGGGATCGTGTTATCTGGCGTTTCCTGCCAGACACCATGACGAACTTGTCGCAGCCCTCTCCGAAACGGCCCGCAAGGCGGTTGGCAAATCCGTAAGCGCCAATTTGCGCAAATGTCCCGCAGGAGAGCTGTTAAAGCATTTTTCCTGA
- a CDS encoding class I SAM-dependent methyltransferase: MTERFDRAAENWDKGDMRRFIAESVFQTIASRIALLGHMDILDFGCGTGLLGFRIAPQVRSVTGVDLSEKMLEQAAAKNTPQLRMETVCADLLNEPLDRTFEGIVSSMAMHHVEDTAALFRAFRKHIKRDGFVAIADLDAEDGTFHSHGNEGVFHLGFDREKLRETAEEAGFSNVRFHTACTIEKEGKNYPVFLMTATKL, translated from the coding sequence ATGACGGAGCGTTTCGACCGTGCGGCGGAAAACTGGGATAAAGGGGATATGCGTCGATTCATCGCCGAATCGGTTTTTCAGACCATCGCAAGCCGCATTGCGCTGCTTGGGCACATGGATATTCTCGATTTCGGCTGCGGCACGGGACTGCTGGGATTTCGCATCGCCCCGCAGGTGCGATCGGTGACCGGAGTCGACCTTTCCGAAAAAATGCTTGAACAGGCCGCCGCCAAAAATACGCCGCAATTACGGATGGAAACCGTATGCGCCGATCTGCTCAACGAACCGCTGGATCGGACGTTCGAGGGGATCGTAAGCTCGATGGCGATGCACCATGTCGAGGATACCGCAGCGCTATTCCGTGCATTTCGCAAGCACATCAAGCGAGACGGGTTTGTTGCGATCGCCGATCTCGATGCCGAAGACGGGACGTTCCATTCGCACGGCAACGAAGGGGTGTTTCATCTGGGATTTGACCGTGAAAAACTGCGCGAAACGGCTGAAGAAGCGGGATTTTCAAATGTACGGTTCCATACCGCCTGTACGATCGAGAAAGAGGGGAAAAACTATCCCGTTTTTCTGATGACCGCTACGAAACTCTGA
- a CDS encoding response regulator transcription factor: MDYSFVAKHLKEIGFEMRLLLVEDDPLLQKQLQSFLQRFFKTIDIASDGVEAIMLYQANPYDLVVTDLTMPVMSGTELAANIRELNPRQRIVIISGDSGTERLLELINIGIDAFIVKPLKMNEVLIHLERTCQAVYDQKMLDYFSTMLEESNRELREANLELSCALDEYKRDKRNASKEPRTETVQTFIPPQTCELYNDLGAGRELNESEKVMLYTRNEKTSAEEFHSAYPLELDKTDEELELLEDSFHLLLTNAERNATQETLSKLTDILRDYAREIELIPQFGALSYGIQQLARTFESVDDPGKLPGIMPMLSSLFDNLERWRKEVLHYRRAEDIHYLDNSLISDALSLEGLLSNQHAVSSDNDIELF; this comes from the coding sequence ATGGATTACAGCTTTGTAGCCAAACATCTCAAAGAGATCGGATTTGAGATGCGACTGCTGCTTGTAGAGGACGATCCCCTACTCCAAAAACAACTGCAATCTTTTTTACAGCGTTTTTTTAAAACCATCGACATCGCCTCCGACGGCGTCGAAGCGATCATGCTTTATCAGGCCAATCCCTACGATCTGGTCGTGACCGATTTGACAATGCCCGTCATGAGCGGAACCGAACTGGCCGCAAACATCCGCGAGCTGAACCCACGCCAGCGTATCGTCATCATATCCGGGGATTCGGGAACCGAACGGCTGCTGGAACTCATCAACATCGGGATCGACGCGTTTATCGTCAAACCGCTGAAGATGAATGAAGTCCTGATCCATCTGGAAAGAACGTGCCAGGCGGTGTACGATCAGAAAATGCTCGATTATTTCAGCACGATGCTCGAAGAATCGAACCGCGAACTGCGCGAAGCGAATCTCGAACTCAGCTGCGCTCTCGACGAATACAAGCGCGATAAGCGCAACGCTTCCAAGGAACCCCGCACCGAAACCGTTCAGACCTTCATTCCCCCACAGACGTGCGAGCTTTACAATGATCTCGGAGCCGGTCGGGAACTCAACGAAAGCGAAAAGGTGATGCTCTACACCCGCAACGAAAAGACAAGTGCCGAAGAGTTTCACAGCGCCTACCCGCTTGAACTGGACAAAACCGACGAAGAGCTGGAGCTGCTCGAAGACAGTTTTCACCTCCTGCTTACCAATGCCGAGCGCAACGCCACACAAGAAACCCTCTCGAAGCTAACCGATATTTTACGCGATTACGCGCGGGAAATCGAACTTATCCCCCAGTTCGGAGCCCTCTCCTACGGGATCCAGCAACTGGCCAGAACGTTTGAATCGGTGGACGATCCGGGAAAACTCCCCGGGATCATGCCGATGCTCTCCTCGCTCTTCGACAACCTCGAGCGATGGCGCAAAGAGGTGCTGCATTACCGGCGTGCCGAGGACATTCACTATCTGGACAATTCGCTCATCAGCGACGCTCTTAGCCTTGAGGGGCTTTTGAGCAACCAACACGCGGTCTCTTCGGATAACGACATCGAATTATTCTAA
- a CDS encoding methyl-accepting chemotaxis protein, which yields MKQWLTGIPVSKKLGFIMVLASAVVIFETLIFLLATNSLNKEFESFDQRSFEGVKAVLETEKELNYFSRITREIMLGGDLNENLNKLDDTYEKIEILFKRMEQTTSDAAQRGICKKAKNDAMVFITSSRDLMRTLQNGPHDLGATYRFYHANFSPLAKASRESMKSLVASKMDEAARMKETFKNDILMWGIVAGIGGAIGIAAMIVIMLMIASQIKESLSLAQNGLLGFFRFLGGEEKHAQPLPDLGSDEFGKMGAMINRNIKEAEAKFNEQQQAILDFETICSNASKGFLHHRIATRYSDPNLQQLSRTLNTFLDEIELTFGKLVAIFVDFAQGDYSKSGESRDAKGSFASIDQAVSAVAASNSEIFSLISRFSREFTRDAHHLASSGDELSASANQQASSLEETAAAIEELTSNVASNTSKAETMARTAQEAMHAAERGNTVAGESLEAMHEIVRATEAINQAVDIIDNIAFQTNILSLNAAVEAATAGEAGKGFAVVAQEVRNLANRSADAAAQIQQLARSAREKSQGGLETSQNMMESFSMIARKITETDAMVRDVASASREQMAGINQINDAVSQLDQMTQQNAKTANNVAQIANEILDKTEQFEHMLSRVRFDESVEHHNCDVQMIFDTAKLKIDHINFKENNYKKLKSEHSVWRVSNHHECNLGKWIDEHASAPFAQGEAWNALLSAHEKVHSGVQSYIEADLSRASSQTLERITRDLEEATRGVFNGLDAIKSLNCGGNL from the coding sequence ATGAAACAATGGCTCACCGGTATACCGGTCTCGAAAAAACTCGGCTTCATCATGGTACTCGCCTCTGCGGTCGTGATTTTCGAAACACTGATTTTCCTGCTCGCGACCAATTCGCTCAACAAAGAGTTCGAAAGCTTCGACCAGAGGAGTTTCGAAGGGGTCAAAGCGGTACTGGAGACCGAAAAGGAACTGAACTATTTCAGCCGTATTACCCGTGAGATAATGCTCGGCGGCGACCTAAACGAAAACCTGAACAAACTCGACGATACCTACGAAAAAATCGAAATCCTCTTTAAACGGATGGAACAGACAACCAGCGACGCGGCACAACGCGGCATCTGTAAAAAAGCGAAAAACGACGCGATGGTCTTTATAACGTCGTCGCGCGATCTGATGCGCACCCTTCAAAACGGGCCGCACGACCTGGGAGCGACCTACCGGTTCTACCATGCCAATTTCTCGCCGCTGGCCAAAGCGTCGCGCGAATCGATGAAGAGTCTCGTGGCATCCAAAATGGATGAAGCGGCCCGAATGAAAGAGACGTTTAAAAACGATATCCTCATGTGGGGAATCGTCGCCGGAATCGGCGGAGCGATCGGGATCGCCGCGATGATCGTCATCATGCTTATGATCGCCTCACAGATAAAAGAATCGCTCTCCCTGGCACAAAACGGCCTGCTGGGATTTTTCCGTTTTCTGGGGGGAGAAGAGAAACACGCCCAGCCCCTGCCTGATCTGGGTAGCGACGAATTCGGGAAAATGGGAGCCATGATCAACCGCAATATCAAAGAAGCGGAAGCGAAGTTCAACGAACAGCAGCAGGCGATCCTCGATTTCGAAACCATCTGTTCAAACGCCAGCAAAGGATTTCTCCACCACCGTATCGCCACCCGGTACAGCGATCCCAATCTCCAGCAGCTCTCCCGCACGCTCAATACGTTCCTTGACGAAATCGAACTCACCTTCGGAAAACTGGTGGCCATTTTCGTCGATTTCGCACAGGGCGACTACAGCAAATCGGGAGAATCGCGCGACGCGAAAGGATCGTTTGCGTCGATTGACCAGGCGGTCAGCGCCGTGGCGGCTTCCAACAGCGAGATTTTTTCACTGATTTCGCGGTTCTCGCGCGAATTTACCCGTGACGCCCATCATCTCGCCTCTTCGGGCGACGAACTGAGTGCGAGCGCCAACCAGCAGGCTTCGAGCCTCGAAGAGACCGCGGCGGCTATCGAAGAGCTCACCTCGAACGTCGCATCCAATACCTCGAAAGCCGAAACGATGGCCCGTACGGCCCAGGAAGCGATGCATGCCGCCGAGCGGGGTAACACCGTCGCGGGCGAAAGCCTCGAAGCGATGCATGAAATCGTCCGCGCGACCGAAGCGATCAACCAGGCGGTCGACATCATCGACAACATCGCGTTCCAGACCAACATTCTCTCGCTGAACGCCGCCGTCGAAGCGGCCACCGCCGGGGAAGCGGGCAAAGGATTCGCCGTCGTCGCACAGGAAGTGCGCAACCTCGCCAACCGCAGCGCCGACGCCGCAGCGCAGATCCAGCAGCTCGCCCGCAGCGCGCGCGAAAAATCGCAAGGCGGTCTGGAAACCTCCCAAAACATGATGGAAAGTTTCTCGATGATCGCCCGCAAGATCACCGAAACCGACGCGATGGTGCGCGACGTCGCGAGTGCGAGCCGCGAACAGATGGCGGGTATAAACCAGATCAACGATGCCGTCAGCCAGCTCGACCAGATGACGCAGCAAAACGCCAAAACCGCCAACAATGTCGCCCAGATAGCCAACGAAATCCTCGATAAAACCGAGCAGTTCGAACACATGCTCTCACGCGTCCGCTTCGATGAGAGCGTGGAGCACCACAACTGTGACGTGCAGATGATTTTCGACACGGCGAAACTCAAAATCGATCACATCAATTTCAAAGAGAACAACTACAAAAAACTCAAAAGCGAACACAGCGTCTGGCGGGTGAGCAACCACCACGAGTGCAATCTTGGCAAATGGATCGACGAACACGCTTCGGCGCCGTTTGCCCAGGGGGAAGCGTGGAATGCGCTGCTCAGCGCCCATGAAAAAGTCCACAGCGGGGTGCAGTCCTACATCGAAGCCGATCTCTCCCGTGCCTCTTCCCAGACTCTCGAGCGGATCACGCGCGATCTCGAAGAGGCGACGCGCGGCGTCTTCAACGGACTCGATGCCATCAAATCCCTCAACTGCGGCGGGAATCTCTAA
- a CDS encoding POTRA domain-containing protein — MRVNVLLSLALLSLSLSASTPIDKIVFEGNEKIPTKKLNALVQPYLGKTLDASTAERIAGDVESFYRKNNFSLAYASVASIDEKNRTVTVSIKKYTDFNRRSIGEMERRPLHKGLINRVFFTGNEKISTYRLMKEIEPLLGTEHNDDALAKLVKTVEDYYRSRRYELAYAEIAQADDNGIVTVAIKKYPSFKARYAREGKN; from the coding sequence ATGCGCGTTAACGTCTTGCTTTCACTCGCACTCTTATCCCTCTCCCTTTCGGCTTCGACTCCCATCGACAAAATCGTTTTCGAAGGTAACGAAAAAATCCCGACCAAGAAACTCAATGCGCTGGTTCAGCCCTATCTGGGCAAAACGCTTGACGCTTCCACCGCTGAGCGGATCGCAGGAGACGTCGAGTCGTTTTACCGTAAAAACAATTTCAGCCTCGCCTACGCTTCGGTCGCCTCCATCGACGAAAAAAACCGCACCGTGACCGTCAGTATCAAAAAATATACCGATTTCAACCGGCGTTCCATCGGTGAAATGGAGCGGCGGCCGTTGCACAAAGGGCTGATCAACCGCGTCTTTTTCACCGGAAACGAAAAGATTTCAACCTACCGTCTGATGAAAGAGATCGAACCGCTGCTGGGGACCGAGCACAACGACGACGCACTCGCGAAACTGGTTAAAACGGTCGAAGATTATTACCGTTCCCGCCGCTACGAACTCGCCTACGCCGAAATCGCGCAGGCCGACGACAACGGCATCGTCACCGTCGCGATCAAAAAATACCCATCTTTCAAAGCCCGCTACGCCCGCGAAGGGAAAAACTGA